The following nucleotide sequence is from Puntigrus tetrazona isolate hp1 chromosome 12, ASM1883169v1, whole genome shotgun sequence.
CAATATACGGTGGCTCTCTGAACATCTAGCGCGAacagaaatcacaaaaaaattataagctGCATAGGGTTTCGGTAGCGCCTCTTTTGATAACCAATTTCCGAATGAATTTAACACGTTGTTCTAATGTtatgcaaacatgcaaaaagACACGCGGCTAAAACGTACTGAAAGAGTAAAGTTTATTTAGGACACTTACGCTGAACCTTCACGATGGCCGCCGTTACGACGCACAAAATAACCCCCCCGGCAAAACGATGCATGTTTTACTTCAAATCACACCATTAAGGAGTTTACGTTATGAATCTCATTAGCGCTATTCAATCCATATACAAACCTTCAGTCAAATATAGACTACATACGGTGGCAGGTAAGCGCTACGACGAATTTCTACCTTAAAGGCTAAACTTCGCATAACATTCTTGTCTCTCTAGGCCTACAGTTAGCTTTCTGTCACCTGTTGGATCGCTAAGCGTTTAAAAGATTTCcaccccagatgggactcgaacccacaatccctggcttaggaggccagtgccttatccattaggccactggggctTGCGTCATATATTCTCTGACTCGTGACTTAGAAAACTgcaaagcaaataaaagtaCGTCAGatattagattattttattttttaaagttaggtgttttattaaatacatccTATATAAAAAAGATGCTGtatataatcaataaataattataacttgCTATTCAGATACACGTTTTCGTATTAAGTGATtaataactaattattatttctgtttcagTACATTACCAGttgtaaaacattacataataaatagtgTATTCAGAACGAGTAGTAATGtcataacaaataacaaaatcagAACAGGACGTATGGTGCTTTTATTCTAAAAGACTGTGACACCGGCACTTTCAAAGAACTGCCGCCTCCATGTGCCTCCTGTTGTGATGGTTTTTCTCTAGTCAGGCTAGTTATCGGCTGGCTTCTTTTAATATCTGCGCCGGTAACATTGTAAGTTGATATTCgtatgtttaaaatatcaataacaATAGCATTTTAGATTTACTAATGTTGATAGGATGGAAGGACTAGTGTAAAGTACTGGTTGAGAGTAAAGTTTTAGTAGCTAATTCTTTGAGCTAGCCTGAGCGGTGTGTATCAGCCATTGTACCAATGATGCAATGATTAGCATGCTAGCTGTGCGAGACAACGTAACTCAGTAACGTCTATTTCGAGCTGCAAGGTGCAACTGCTTGTTTTAAGGAACACTTTTCAACGCCAgtcttttatttacatgtatagtGACAGCCTAGCACATCGAGCTAATATTACAGTCCTGATagtaatgaattaaaaatcgTGGATGTAAAGAACGTTACTCATGTACGATAGAGTgagatataatttatatatgagTAAATTAATGTGTATCCGCGATCTATCTGTTTTTTAAGGTCTAGTGTGCTAGATTTTTGTGATTcctgttaatgttttattaacttcaCTAATACAGAAAGCAAAGGGAAAGCAATGGCCTCTGGAGATATTGCTCAGATTACAGAGGCGCTGGCCAAGACTCATGTCGGAGAAGTGGAATTAAATTATAAGGGACGAGGGCTGAAGTTGGACAATGCAGAGTCAGGTGAGTTAAACAATCTGTTAGcagatgtgtacattttttctttgtcaatGCATATACCTCAACACTCAGAATTTTCCCTCCTTTTCTGTGATGTTGCAGTGAAAGAGATGGTGCAGGAGATCGAACAGTGTCAGGGTCTGCAGTCTCTCAGATTAGAGGGAAACACGTTGGGGGTTGAAGCAGCACAGGCAATTTCAAAATCTCTTGAAGCGAAAAGGGAATTGGAGGTAGTTTTTAAATTGCCAGTGGAAAATGTTCACTCTTTGACtttgccttttttaattttgcttttgtttggggttttttactAAGCAATGCCACTGGAGTGACTTGTTCACAGGTCGCCTTCGTTCTGAAATTCCACCTGCTCTGGTAAGACAATATCCATCTCAAAAAGCTctgttaaatgtatttgctgtgatttaatgcatttccaACATTTTCTAGAAATCATTGGGCAGTGCTTTGATGACATCAGGGGCCAGACTGACTCATCTGGACTTAAGCGACAATGCCTTCGGTCCTGATGGTGTAAAGGGAATTGAAAGCCTGCTAAAGAGCTCTGCCTGCTATACCTTATGTGAGCTCAGGCTTAATAATTGTGGCATGGGCATTGGAGGGGGTATGGTAAGTTTAGGCCGagatcaacaaaaatgtttcttgaaacAGATGGACtttgttatttgttgtttaaattattattattgttattattttttaaaaggtccTTGCTTCTGCTTTGACTGAATGTCACAAGCAGTCCAGTGCAGCTGGCTCCCCCCTGAGGTTAAAAGTCTTCATAGCTGGACGCAATCGGCTGGAGAATGATGGTGCAACTGCACTTGCCAAAGCATTTAAGGTACTaagctgtatatgtgtgtgtatatatatatatatatatatatatatatatatatatatatatatatatatatatatatatatatatatatatatatataaatagaaatgagtgctgtcaaacatgcatttccattcaaaagtttttatgtaatgtgtgcatgctgtgtttatttatcatgtatatatgaatacacatgcgtgtgtgtaaacaaaaccttttattttggatgtgattcattgtggttaatcatttgacagcactaatatatttacataatttatattatatttacatatatttacactatTGTTTGAAAGTTTGAGggcaactttttttaattaatacttttatgtgGCATACATGAATTTACATTGATCAAATGTTAGTGATTTTTACaaaggatttttaaataaatgttgctcCTTTGAAGTTTGTTTGTGacttcttaaaaagaaataaaaaacaaaattacatattCCACTgccataaaatgtaattattctaCTGTATATTTCGctttctttgacttttttgttGGAAGTTGTTGGGCAGTCTTGAGGAGGTCCATATGCCACAGAATGGAATCAACCATTCTGGTATCACTGCTTTAGCCACAGCCGTAAAGCACAACCCGAACCTTCAGGTCCTCAACCTCAACGACAACACTTTTACTAAGAGAGGATCGATAGCCATGGCGGAGGTATGTTGCGCAACTCTGTATCATGCtacaaaatacattataaaagagATGTTTATTAATGCCTGTCTTTGTGATTTAATCAATGTTTAGGCTATTAGGCACCTCCAGTGTCTTAAAGTCATCAATTTTGGAGACTGTTTGGTTCGCTCGGAAGGTGCAATTGCTATAGCAGGGGCCCTTCGAGAGGGACTGCCATTTCTCAGGGTTAGCTGATGCATGATACCAACATTGGGTCTAGCTaacgcacacaaacacttcTATTCAATGTTTGTAGATACTGTGAGCagtctaaaaatatttgttttgcttaGGAGCTGAATTTATCATTTGGAGAAATTTGTGAGGCTGCAGCTGTGGTAGTTGCAAAGGCTGTTCGGGACAAAGCTAATCTGGAGAAACTGGACCTTAATGGTAAAATGCAATCGTGTATTACTTCATTTTATTACTTCTAAGTATGCCTACCTTCCCACTTTAATCTACTACTGGTGCcctgtcttttaaaaaaagccttaTACTGTATCGAAACATTCCGCAAAAAATATTAGACTAAAACAACAGTAATTGTAAATGTGTTAGACTAgagaattaatttgttttctttctgactAATGGGCCTCTTGTTGTCGGTCACAATATTTAAAGGCTCACAACATAAGGTTTTAAGCATTTCTGTCGCAATTATGACAGGCTGCATGCTTTCAAACTTCTCATTAACAGAAATTGTTAGCTTTGGTTAAAAAGCTGTTTATATAATTCTGTGGTAATTTGATATTTTCTGGTTGCTTGTTTAGGAAATAGCTTTGGAGAGGAAGGCTGTGAGGCTCTCAGGGAAGTGATGGAGAGCATGAACATGGAAGATCTGCTGGGCTCACTGAGGTATTACTCTGGGTTGTATAGGATTTGTTTGTATGAATAAATTGAAGGGGAAttcatataattgtattttaaatacttttacaattacaataacgAAAGATGTGCTTAATGCAGTGATGATGAAGGACagcctgatgatgatgatgatgatgatgaggaagatgaggaagaggaagagaaggaagATGAAGAGGATGCAGAGGAAAATGGTGTCAATGGAACAAAAGATGTCATTGAAGAAAAGGTGATCTGCATGCCTGAATGGACTGTGAAACATGATGTTTCTATTTTACATCAGATGATCAATTTGGAGTTTACCTGCATTGTCCTCTCCACAGGAGGAGCCTCACTGCTTTTCTGAACTTACGTCCTTCCTCATCTCCCCATCAGCTGAGAAACTAATCTCTCTTGGATCCAAAAGGATCCCGCTCATTGAGCAGCAGGTACAGCCTTGATTCATAAGGTCCAGTTGTACATCTGGATGGTTTAACTTGTTTTCCAATCCCATTAAATAATTTCCTCTCCTTCTTAGGTCGACGTTTTAGATGCTAGCAAGGTGTCTGAAGTTTTTCTCAAGATTTCATCAGTATACGAAGACGAACCAGAAGTAAAGCAAGCTATTTTTGAGAGCACTGGTAATGTAGCAATGTAATCATTGGCATTTAAGTGAACATTTAAACAGACATTGACTTgaattatcatcatttactcaccctcatgttgttccaaaatgTGTGACTAATCATCTGTTCATCTTTTTGCACAGATGCCCTGTTGAGGAAAGCCTTTTCCAACTCCCACTCTCAATCTTATAGTTTTATCTCCTCACTAATAGTGAACCTGGGTCTTTTAAAGGTGCTATACTCATTGATGATCAGATATTTTATTTCCCCCCCATTTTGTCAGTTTTGTTCATTATTGCTGCTCGCTTTTTCAGAGTGAagataaaaagataaagaagGTATCTGTAATGCCTGGACACTTGCTTGCTTTGGAGCATGCAGCTGCACAAGAGTTTTTCCCAGCAGATCAGGCTGGAGTTCTGGAAGAATTTGTGTCACGGTTAGTTTGTgttcaaaatataatgtttgtcTAGTTTGTCTGCACTCAATAAAAGTTAGGAAGCTACAGTATTACTGCTACTTTAAGGTTACCTTAAGGTACAATCGCTAACATATTTGTACCTCTTTTACCCTTAAATGTTAGTACTTAAAATCTTACATACCATTGGAAAAGGTTACCACTCTAGTGacagttttgtaccttttttttgtttctgtgtacTTTAATAATCTTAAGAcattacatatatgtacatgtttGTTTTCCAGAAATGGCAAAGTCTTAGAATCCTGCTGCAATGCCAGAGATGCTCTCAGGACCACATTGGTGAAAAGGACCACTGCTTAATTCTTATTAATCTTAACCCTGATTATAGAGCCACTGAAATTAATACgggtcaaaaaaaaacacacacgctctgTAAACTATTGATTTAGTTTATCTATGTTCAGTGATTTCTGGATCCATTTTGGCATGCAGATCTCAGACTGCAATGGTTGGCAAAGTATAGTGATGACTAGTGCCTCATGACAATTAACCCCAAATGAATTTCCTTACAGCTCAACTGTAGACAGTTAGCTTTGAATGAGAGTGTTGTgttctttcatctctttttagaaatattgcttctatttttttatacatggaAAGGGAAAAAGGGGGGGCGCGGGGCACTGGATGATAATTAGACTTAATTATCGCTTAAACCTTAAATGATTGTAATGTTATAACTGATATTTCTGAACAATTGTCATTACTTAAACTGTCACATTGACATGGAGCTGCGAGCATGTTCACTCTCTCATGCCTTTTATTAGATACGTGCCATATTGTGAGCTATTGGTGGTGCAGTTAAAACCAAAATCAAGTAGTATAAAAATCTTTGGATTGAAATGAAGAAGGGAGTGAAagtgaaggggaaaaaatgtttgGACATAGTATATTTAATACTAACCTACAACTGGTATGCACtgaatattgttatatttgcaACATtccgttttgtttttattaaagttttcttttcttggGAGAAAAGTCATGatgtctgtgttttattgtaatatcaTCACTTATAATGTTCTGTAGTTTGGCTCTCACTCCACTGGTGTTTAACCAAACGCATGCCCCAAGTTCACTGAGCCTTGCACTGAGTCCAGCAAACCTGTCTGGCGATTTTTCTCCGTATCTCGACTGTGAAAAGAGTATAGGTGCTGAACTACTCGCAGGGAACCTTCTCTCTtccagtagtttttttttcttatgaggGACTGATGGCCAGACTGAGAACAGTGCGCGTCTTTGTGTGCCGCAGAGCCGCGGTCTGAAGTCTCATGGGACTCAACGAACATATTTCGCATTCGGAAAATCATTTTCCCCTGCTGCTTCGGTTTCGCTGTCCGTAAGAACTAGGGTTTTAATGGCATGATTTTGTTCTAAACCTTATTTTGTAAGTGTTTTGTTCATGACGGAGCGATTTCTTAGGCTGAACTTCATTTGACGGAGATTATTGAAAACCGTGGGGGAGTCATATATATTTCTTCAGAAGGTGAGGGACATTTGAagaattttattgtgttttttaaagtgagctactaaatgttttattcctttttgTAAATTGAGTGCGTTGTGACTTCAGATGCCGAGTCTAACGGCAGAAGCATGTTtcacaaattataaaataaacttaatagcAGGGCGTATACTCACGCTGAGAATATTTCATTCGACAGTCTACTAAAAGGTTTCCTCAACACTGATTGGGCAACAAAATACATTGATTTAATCGACAACGTACAACGTACCCTTTTCCACAGCTTACCTGGTTAGATCTATCTTAATAACGAAGCAAGCTGCCACTTTATTTACTGTATCCCAGTGTTACTGACAACTTATTtacaatgaataaatgtaaaaatatagcTGTTATAAGAGGATTTCATTGTCAGATTTCCCATTGGAGTCTGCTCCTGAAGTGCCTGTTTTGACATTCGGTTGTGAAGCAGTGAAGGAGTTGCATTCAACCATAAATTATGTGAATGCCTTCAATTCAGCCAGTTCAAACATACCAGCAGAGCTCAACACTAAATCCTCAAATCATGCAGCGTTGGCAAGTTTTAATTAAGCttgctgatttttttcccccttacaCAGTAGCCTGAATAAGGTTAATTAAGATACTTGGTGTTACCTTTTGTTTTACGCAGAAAGACCAAAATGTTTAGCCTTCCCACATTGTCGGTTATGATGTTACTTGCCCTGAAGTTCCATACTGTGCAGTCAGGCAAATGCCCAAAGTTCTGCATCTGTGACAACATCCAGCTCACGGTTGCTTGTGTCAACAAGAATCTCACCGAGGTGCCGCCTACCATTGATGAGGTAATCTGTGCAACACTCTGACCACTATGTCcttattttttacagaatttttgcattgcttttatGCTGTACTCTGTATATCTCCAAGATAACAGTGAAACTCGACCTGAGAGGAAATGACATGCAGGAGCTTCCTACAGGGGCGTTCACACGCACCCCTTACCTCACCCACCTGTCGCTGCAGAACAGCAACATCCGAAGGGTGCGGGAAGGAGCTTTCCGCAGACTAGGCCGGCTGGTCTTGCTCAATCTGGCCAACAACAAGATTGAGATCCTGTACCAGGTGAGAAATGCAAGACAAAATGGAATTGTCTTTATGGTTGTAATCCTGAACATTTATTGCATGCATCTCATAATTTTCTCTTCTAACAACCTAGGAGTCATTTGATGGGCTTTCATCGCTGAAGCAGCTAATTATTGAGCGAAACAGAGTGGAGGAGATCCAGCCTGGAGCTTTTTCACAGCTTGGCCTTCTCAACCTCCTCTCACTCACACATAACCAATTGGTGTTCATACCTAACATGGCGTTTCAGGGTTTGCAGAACATCAAATGGCTACGTCTCAGTCACAACTCTCTCAATTATCTAGCAACAGAAGCATTTGCTGGCCTCTTCACTCTTACACGTTTGAGTCTGGATAACAATGAACTGCAATTTTTTCCCACTGAGACGATGACAAGGTGAGCTTAAATAAACATTCTAGGTTAAAGTTATTGACTTAGATGCCATGAACAGTGGAAATTATGAAttaaagaaaatctttttaaaaagttcacccaaaaacgaatATTTGGTCATCATTTAATTCACCCTCAAGCAGTTCCAAAACcgtatgaatttatttgttctgctggacacaaaagaagatattttgactgTTTGTACCCAGGCTACAGGCtgattgacttccatagtatatatttttttattactctgGTTGcagactttcttcaaaatatcttgctTTGTCTTTGACAAAACTAAGAAATGCTTACAGaattggaactacttgagggtgtgTTAAATGATAgcagaatttaaatgttttgggtgATCTATTTCTTTAACTTTAACCTTGATCAGTGAATCCAGAGAACACcaaattaaaaatcttatttttaactgaacttttcactttttttttgaagaaccaGTTCAAATCTCTTAAATTTTTAAGTCTCTTAAAAACAGTGATACCCTAAATTGCTAGAACACCAGAGAGATATggaaataatgacattttttgcaataatttaaAGCTATGTTGTTCTAAAAACAgaataatcaattaaatattatcaaattTCTTTTCACTCATCCTTTTCTCTCCAGACTTCCAGAAGTAACTCGTTTAGAGCTCAGCTACAACCCCATGATCTACTTTGGAGAGGAGTCTATATCTATGCCCAAACTCACTCACCTCTTCCTGGA
It contains:
- the rangap1b gene encoding ran GTPase-activating protein 1b — protein: MASGDIAQITEALAKTHVGEVELNYKGRGLKLDNAESVKEMVQEIEQCQGLQSLRLEGNTLGVEAAQAISKSLEAKRELEQCHWSDLFTGRLRSEIPPALKSLGSALMTSGARLTHLDLSDNAFGPDGVKGIESLLKSSACYTLCELRLNNCGMGIGGGMVLASALTECHKQSSAAGSPLRLKVFIAGRNRLENDGATALAKAFKLLGSLEEVHMPQNGINHSGITALATAVKHNPNLQVLNLNDNTFTKRGSIAMAEAIRHLQCLKVINFGDCLVRSEGAIAIAGALREGLPFLRELNLSFGEICEAAAVVVAKAVRDKANLEKLDLNGNSFGEEGCEALREVMESMNMEDLLGSLSDDEGQPDDDDDDDEEDEEEEEKEDEEDAEENGVNGTKDVIEEKEEPHCFSELTSFLISPSAEKLISLGSKRIPLIEQQVDVLDASKVSEVFLKISSVYEDEPEVKQAIFESTDALLRKAFSNSHSQSYSFISSLIVNLGLLKSEDKKIKKVSVMPGHLLALEHAAAQEFFPADQAGVLEEFVSRNGKVLESCCNARDALRTTLVKRTTA